The Lepus europaeus isolate LE1 chromosome 21, mLepTim1.pri, whole genome shotgun sequence genome has a window encoding:
- the CD2BP2 gene encoding CD2 antigen cytoplasmic tail-binding protein 2, whose product MPKRKVTFQGVGDEDEDDVSVPKKKLVDPVTGAGGPGSRFKGKHSLDSDEEDDDDEGSSKYDILASEDVEGQEAATLPSEGGVRITPFNLQEEMEEGHFDADGNYFLNRDAQIRDSWLDNIDWVKIRERPPDQHRASDSEEEDSLGQTPLSAQALLEGLLELLLPRETVAGALRRLGARGGAKGNSKGPGRPSSPQRLDRLSGLADQMVARGNLGVYQETRERLAMRLKGLGCRTQGAQDSTPPPSLDMFAEEVAEGELETPTPPQRGEAESAGDGLVDVMWEYKWENTGEAELYGPFTSAQMQTWVSEGYFPDGVYCRKLDPPGGQFYNSKRIDFDLYT is encoded by the exons ATGCCAAAGCGGAAAGTGACCTTCCAGGGTGTGGGAGACGAGGATGAGGATGACGTCAGTGTTCCCAAGAAGAAG CTGGTGGACCCCGTGACTGGGGCCGGGGGTCCCGGGAGCCGCTTCAAAGGCAAGCACTCCTTGGACAGCGATGAAGAAGATGACGATGACGAGGGATCCAGCAAGTATGACATCCTGGCCTCAGAGGATGTGGAAG GTCAGGAAGCAGCCACGCTCCCCAGTGAGGGAGGGGTGCGCATCACTCCCTTCAACCTGCAGGAGGAGATGGAGGAAGGCCACTTTGATGCCGACGGCAACTACTTCCTGAACCGGGACGCTCAGATCCGAGACAGCTGGCTGGACAATATTGACTGG GTGAAGATCAGGGAGCGGCCCCCGGATCAGCACCGGGCTTCAGACTCGGAGGAGGAGGACAGCCTGGGCCAGACACCGCTGAGCGCCCAAGCCCTCCTCGAGGGGCTTCTGGAGCTGCTCCTGCCCAGGGAGACAGTGGCTGGGGCACTGAGGAGGCTGGGGGCCCGAGGAGGGGCCAAAGGGAACAGCAAGGGGCCCGGGCGGCCCAGTTCCCCCCAGCGCCTGGACCGGCTGTCTGGGTTGGCTGACCAGATGGTGGCCCGGGGCAACCTTGGCGTTTACCAGGAAACTCGCGAGCGCCTGGCCATGCGGCTGAAGGGGTTGGGGTGTCGGACCCAGGGGGCCCAGGACTCCACGCCCCCGCCCTCCCTGGACATGTTTGCAGAGGAGGTAGCCGAGGGGGAGCTGGAGACCCCGACCCCTCCCCAGAGAGGAG AGGCAGAGTCGGCGGGCGACGGCCTGGTGGATGTGATGTGGGAATATAAGTGGGAGAACACCGGGGAGGCCGAGCTCTACGGACCCTTCACCAGCGCCCAGATGCAG ACCTGGGTGAGCGAAGGCTACTTCCCAGACGGAGTCTACTGCCGGAAGCTGGATCCCCCGGGCGGTCAGTTCTACAACTCCAAACGCATCGACTTCGACCTCTACACCTGA
- the LOC133750969 gene encoding sesquipedalian-1-like encodes MKLHRKSVLSFFQGCRAQAPDQEGILLKKGARNSSYQRRWFVLRGNLLFYLEHQEDHTPLGLILLESCQVQPRLKAAEPFAFTIVTPGGEGTGGRAYKLAAESHEELRAWLWALAGVSWRRLARLLPPVEAQYRELCQAAGQEPRCPAEDCGFLASLGPHSSFQELHERFGKEIRVLLAVHRGLREARSQAKLEQLNQCLSSD; translated from the coding sequence ATGAAACTGCACCGCAAGTCTGTGCTCAGTTTCTTCCAAggctgcagagcccaggccccagacCAGGAGGGCATCTTGCTGAAGAAGGGGGCCCGAAACAGCAGCTACCAGCGCCGCTGGTTTGTCCTCCGTGGAAACCTCCTCTTCTACCTGGAACACCAGGAAGACCACACTCCCCTGGGCCTCATCCTGTTGGAGAGCTGCCAGGTGCAGCCACGCCTCAAGGCCGCAGAGCCCTTCGCCTTTACCATCGTGACCCCCGGGGGAGAGGGCACAGGGGGGCGGGCCTACAAGCTGGCCGCAGAAAGCCACGAGGAGCTGAGGGCTTGGCTGTGGGCGCTGGCCGGGGTGAGCTGGCGGCGGCTGGCTAGGCTGCTTCCCCCCGTGGAGGCCCAGTACCGGGAGCTGTGCCAGGCGGCTGGCCAAGAACCCAGGTGCCCTGCCGAGGACTGTGGCTTTCTAGCCAGTCTCGGGccccactccagcttccaggAGCTGCACGAGCGCTTTGGGAAGGAGATCCGGGTGCTGCTGGCAGTGCACAGAGGACTCCGGGAAGCCAGGTCCCAGGCAAAGCTGGAGCAGCTCAACCAGTGTTTGTCGAGTGACTGA
- the TBC1D10B gene encoding TBC1 domain family member 10B codes for MASASGADPPKTEEAPASPAPAPGIPSGTPTRTPSRMAPGALAAKPPLAPKPGTTAAPAGTARGAAGQVVTGGPGAAAAPSASASPAPEDPSAPGAGPPGACEAPVAVVTVTPAPEPAENSQDLGSTSSLGPGISGPRGQAPDTLSYLDSVSLMSGTLESLADDVSSMGSDSEINGLALRKTDKYGFLGGSQYSGSLESSIPVDVARQRELKWLEMFSSWDKWLLRRFQKVKLRCRKGIPSSLRAKAWQYLSNSKELLEQNPGKFEELERAPGDPKWLDVIEKDLHRQFPFHEMFAARGGHGQQDLYRILKAYTIYRPDEGYCQAQAPVAAVLLMHMPAEQAFWCLVQICDKYLPGYYSAGLEAIQLDGEIFFALLRRASPLAHRHLRRQRIDPVLYMTEWFMCIFARTLPWASVLRVWDMFFCEGVKIIFRVALVLLRHTLGSVEKLRSCQGMYETMEQLRNLPQHCMQEDFLVHEVTNLPVTEALIERENAAQLKKWRETRGELQYRPSRRLHGSRAIHEERRRQQPPLGPSSSLLSLPGLKSRGSRAAAGAPSPPPPARRASAGPAPGPVVTAEGLHPSLPSPTGNSTALGSSKESRKQEKERQRQEKEREKESRKQEKKQEKEREKERQKREKERQRQERSQGRKLSLRRKADGPPASADGADADGGDRASAAEPRQDAYF; via the exons ATGGCCTCGGCCTCCGGGGCAGACCCTCCGAAGACCGAAGAGGCTccagcctcccccgccccggcACCGGGGATCCCCAGCGGGACTCCCACCAGAACCCCTTCCAGGATGGCTCCTGGGGCCCTGGCCGCCAAACCCCCGCTTGCCCCGAAGCCGGGAACCACGGCGGCCCCCGCAGGGACCGCGCGGGGTGCAGCAGGACAGGTGGTGACAGGTGGACCCGGGGCCGCAGCGGCGCCGTCCGCGTCGGCGTCCCCGGCTCCTGAGGACCCCTCGGCGCCAGGCGCGGGCCCTCCGGGGGCGTGTGAGGCCCCCGTGGCCGTCGTGACGGTGACCCCCGCTCCGGAACCTGCCGAAAACTCTCAAGACCTTGGCTCCACGTCCAGCCTGGGGCCCGGCATCTCCGGGCCTCGGGGGCAGGCCCCGGACACCCTCAGCTACTTGGACTCCGTGAGCCTCATGTCCGGGACCTTGGAGTCCTTGGCGGATGATGTGAGCTCCATGGGCTCGGACTCAGAGATCAACGGGCTGGCCCTGCGCAAGACGGACAAGTATGGCTTCCTTGGGGGCAGCCAGTACTCGGGCAGCCT agagAGCTCCATTCCCGTGGATGTGGCTCGGCAGCGGGAGCTCAAGTGGCTGGAGATGTTCAGTAGCTGGGATAAGTGGCTGTTGCGGCGTTTCCAGAAG GTGAAGCTGCGCTGCCGGAAAGGGATCCCCTCCTCCCTGCGCGCCAAGGCCTGGCAGTACCTGTCCAACAGCAAGGAGCTCCTGGAGCAGAACCCGGGCAAGTTTGAG GAGCTGGAGCGGGCCCCCGGGGACCCCAAGTGGCTGGACGTGATTGAGAAGGACCTGCACCGCCAGTTCCCTTTCCACGAGATGTTTGCTGCTCGCGGGGGGCACGG GCAGCAGGACCTGTACCGGATCCTGAAGGCCTACACCATCTACCGGCCCGACGAGGGCTactgccaggcccaggcccccgtGGCCGCCGTGCTGCTCATGCACATGCCTGCCGAG CAAGCCTTTTGGTGCCTGGTGCAGATCTGTGACAAGTACCTCCCTGGTTACTACAGTGCAGGGCTG GAGGCCATCCAGCTGGACGGAGAGATCTTCTTCGCGCTCCTGCGCCGGGCCTCCCCGCTGGCTCATCGGCACCTGCGGCGGCAGCGCATCGACCCCGTGCTCTACATGACGGAGTGGTTCATGTGCATCTTTGCCCGCACACTGCCCTGGGCGTCAGTCCTGCGCGTCTGGGACATGTTTTTCTGTGAAG GCGTTAAGATCATCTTCCGAGTGGCCCTGGTGCTGCTGCGGCACACGCTGGGCTCGGTGGAGAAGCTGCGCTCTTGCCAGGGCATGTACGAGACCATGGAGCAGCTGCGCAACCTGCCCCAGCACTGCATGCAGGAGGACTTCCTGGTGCACGAG GTGACCAATCTCCCAGTGACAGAAGCCCTGATCGAGCGGGAAAACGCAGCCCAACTCAAGAAGTGGCGAGAGACCCGGGGGGAGCTGCAGTACCGGCCTTCGCGGCGCTTGCACGGCTCCCGGGCCATCCACGAGGAGCGCCGGCGACAGCAGCCGCCGCTcggcccctcctccagcctcctcAGCCTCCCCGGCCTCAAAAGCAGAGGCTCCCGGGCCGCggcaggagccccctccccacctccgccAGCCCGCAGGGCCAGTGCCGGGCCGGCCCCAGGGCCCGTGGTCACCGCTGAGGGACTGCACCCATCCCTGCCCTCACCTACCGGCAACAGCACCGCCCTGGGCTCCAGCAAGGAGAGCCGGAAGCAGGAGAAGGAGCGGCAGAGGcaggagaaggagcgggagaagGAGAGCCGGAAGCAGGAGAAGAAGcaggagaaggagcgggagaagGAGCGGCAGAAGCGGGAGAAGGAgcggcagaggcaggagaggagccagggccGGAAGCTCTCGCTGCGGCGGAAGGCCGACGGGCCCCCGGCCTCGGCGGACGGCGCGGACGCGGACGGCGGGGACAGGGCCTCGGCCGCCGAGCCCCGGCAGGACGCCTACTTCTGA